AGGGGGTCGGTGAAGCGGCTCATTCCAGTTTGAGATTGGACAGCATGGACCCCATCCGGGAGACCATGATCTCCTCGAGTTTTCGGGAGGCGTTGTTGAACGCGGCGAGGATGAGGTCCTGGAGAAAATCGAGGTCATTGTCCTTCAGGGCGTCAGGGTCGATTTTCAGGGTGACGGCCTCTCGCCGGCCGTTGAGGCGGACGCGGACGAGGCCCCCGCCGCTTTCCCCCTCCACCTCGACCCGGTCCATGGCGGCGGCCATCTGGCCCTTCATCTGCTGCGCCTGTTCCATCAGGTCCTTGAAATCCACGGGGGTCACTCCTTGGGCTGGAACTGCCACCGGCCGGGGATCCGGTCGATGATCAACCGGCCGATGGGGTCGTCCTGGAACTGTTTCTCGATGGTCCTCTGTGCGGGGGCGCTCTCCTCGGGCGGGCGGGGCGGCGCCGGGGGGGGCGCCGGGGCCGGTTTCGGGGCGGCGGTTTCCCGGTTGCGGAGCACCACGTCGGGCGTCGTGCCGAACAGGCCGCGGAAGACTTCCTTCAGGGCGGACTGGGTGCTTTCCAAGCGGAAGAGCCCTTCCTGGGCGGGACCGCCCGTGTTCACGATCTCGAGGGTCGTCTCCGCCAGGCGCCACTCCGCCTTCCGCAGGATGGGCCTGAGCTGGGGAAAGCGGTTCGCGGCTTCCTGCAGGAACCACTCCACCCGGTCTCGTTCCGCCGGGGGCCCCGGGGGGGCGGCGGGGCGGGGCTTCGGTGCGGAATCCGTTGCCGGGGCCGCCCGGCCCGCTTCCGGCGCCGGCCGGGGTGCAGCCTCCGCCCCGGCGGCGAGCATGGCCAGGACGTCTTCCAGGGGAGCCAGGCGGCCGAGGCTGGCGAGCTTGAGCAGGGCCATCTCGGTGTGGAAACGCACGAAGGGGGCCCATTTGAGCTCGTTTTCAGCCCGGACGAGAAAATCGTACATCCGGAGCAGTTCCTCGACGGTGACCCTCCCGGCCAGGTCGCGGAGCTGTTCCCGGTCCTCGTCGCTGAGGAGAAGGAACTGGTCCTCGTCCTCCGATATCCGGTAGACGGCCATGTTGCGGACGTACTCGATGCACGCCCGGATGAAGCTCTGGAGGTCGTGCCCCTTGTCGTAGAGATCGTTGACCACCCGGATGATCTCCGGGAAATCCGCCTCCACCACGGCTCGCATCAGGGTGTTGAGGGACTCCTGCTTGACCACGCCCAGCAGGGCCGCGATGTCTTCGTCGGAAATGTCGCCCCCGCCGTAGGAGATGATCTTCTGGAGGGCGGACTCGGCGTCCCGCATGCTTCCCCCGCTGGCCTTCACCACGTACTGGAGCGCCTGGTCGGACACATCGACCCCCTCGGCGGCCACCACCTTCCGGAGCCGTTCGTGGATGTCGACGAAGGGGATGATCCGGAAGTCGAACTGCTGGCACCGGGAGACGATGGTCTGGGGGATCTTGTAGAGCTCGGTGGTGGCCAGGATGAAGATCACGTGGCCGGGGGGTTCCTCGAGGGTCTTCAGCAGCGCGTTGAAGGCCTCCGAGGTGAGCATGTGGACTTCGTCGATGATGAAGATCTTGTAGCGGTCCCGGGAGGGCGTGTACCGCACGTTCTCCCGGAGTTCGCGGATCTCGCCGATCCCGCGGTTCGAGGCGGCGTCGATCTCGAGGACGTCCACCGAATTCCCCTGGGTGATCTCCTGGCAGGAGACGCAGGCGTCGCAGGGGTGCGCGGTCGGGGCGGCCTCGTGCATGCAGTTGAGGCCCTTGGCGAGGATTCGGGCGGTGGAGGTCTTGCCGACCCCGCGGGTCCCCGTGAAGAGGTAGGCGTGGGAGATGCGTCCCTGCCGGATGGCGTTCTGAAGGGTCCGGGTCAGCCCCTGCTGGCCGACGACGTCTTCGAACTGCTTCGGCCGCCACTTCCTCGCGATGACCAGGTATCCCACGTTCCCGCCCCTGACTCGAATAAAAGGCTCTGGATACGTCACACCCGGGGGGTTTCTTACTGCTGCTTCCTTTCGGATCTGACAGGGTTCGAAATACCGAGTTGACGCCCAGAGCCAGATTTTTTCCCGCGCTCCAGTACCGACGTTTCCTTATACCAGCATGCCGGGACAAAAGCAACCGCTAATCTTCCGATCAGTCGTCGTGGATGAAATCGTCCTCGTCGTAGTCCTCCTCGGGGCCGAGGTCTTCCGTCTCGGCTTCCTCGTCTTCCGCCGGGGGGGCCAGGGCCTCCTCGCGGCGGTGCACCACGGCGACGGAGGCCAGGACGGCCAGGAGGAGGGAGAAAACGGCCATGTTCGCCGGGATCTGGAGGTTGAAGTCGGTGACGCTGTGCAGAAGAATGGCGAACACGGCCCCGCAGGCCCCGAGGGACACCCCGGAGAGCCGGGGGTTCGAGGTGCGGAAGAAGATGCGTACCCCTCTCACCAGCAGGAAGACCACGCAAACGATGAGGAAGAGGCCGCCGGGGGCCCCCAGTTCGGCCACGTACTCCAGGTAGTCGTTGTGGGCGTGGGTGAAGACGCGCTCCCCGGGGACGGACTCGTACCGGTTGAAGGCGTAGTAGAACGTCCCGAGGCCCGTGCCGGTCACGGGGTAGTCCCGGACCAGTTCGAGGGTGTCCTGCCAGGCCTGGAAGCGGGAATCCGCGTTCAGGACGTCCCGGGTCGCGAGTTGGCCGAAGCGCCGAAGGACCTCGTCCACCCCGATCCAGGCCGAGTAGCCCAGCACGAGGAAGGCGAAAGAGAGAACGAAGGCGTTCACCTTTCCCCGCCGGTGCTTGTTGAAGACCAGGACGGCCAGGAAAACGACGGTGGCCGTCAGGCAGAAGATCCCGGACCGGCTGAGGGAGAAGACGACCCCCAATCCCATGATGGCGGCCAGGAAGATGAGCAGGAGGAAGAGGGGGGTCCGGTGGTGGAAGAAAGCCTCGGAGATCCGCGTGGTGACGTAGGGGATCTCGGGCAGGATCCGGGTGGCGAAGTAAGTGTAGGCCAGGCCGAGGAGCACCGGGATGCACATCTCCAGCAGGCCGGAGAAGTGGTCGCGGTTCACGTAGGTGCCGCTCGCGCACTGGATCGCACGGTCGGTCCCGTCGGGGAGAAACTGGGGGAAGACGCCGAAGTACTGCAGGAGCCCGAAGGACGCCTGGAAGAGCCCGATGACGGCAAGCAGGCCCAGGAAGCGCGACCGGGACCCGGCATCGGCGAAGAGGGCCCGCCCGATCAGGAAGAGGATCAGGACGGCGACGAAGACCCGGAGCTGGATCCAGGTGGCGAAGGGGCACACGCTGGCCATGCCGCGGAACAGCGAGTCGGGGAGGAGCCCCTCGCGGAGCAGGGGCGTGACGAAGGCGTCGTGGACCGGCGAGACCAGCCGGAGAAACCACGCGGGGAGGGGGATCAACTGGGCGACCGGGATCGCGGCCAGGATGCCGACGGCCAGGCAGGCCTTCGGGGAGGGGCGCTCCAGGGACTGGTCGGCGTGGAAGGGGAAGAGGTAGAGCACGAAGAGGAAGTAGGACGCGGTGACGAAGACCCCGGAGGCCCACTCGGGCGAGGCGCCGAAGGCCGTCGTGGCGAACAGCACGGTGAGGGCGAGGCCGGCTTCGAGGATCGCGCGTCGGATCACTGTCTTTCCTCCGTTGTCAGCCGGGCGTCGTCCAGCCAGATCCGCCCCCGGAAGTTGGGGTCGAGCTTGACGGAGCGGTCGCGCTGGAGGGTGACCTCCAGCAGCCCGCCCGCCGAGGGCACCTCCACGGGCAGGCTGAGGATCTCCCAGTCGAGGTCCTCCGAGAACTTCTTCGAGCGCCCGACCTCCCGGGAGGTCCCGTCGGGGGACGTGTGCCGGAAGAGGAAGTAGACCCCCTGGTCCGAAGTGATTCCCTCGATCCGGAGCGCGACGTGGAAATAGTACTTCCCGGGGGCGGGAACGAGGACCGCCTTGCTGACCAGGGACCCGGCGACGTTCTCCGTGCCGTCGAAGGTCATCAGGAGGGCGTAGGAGCCCCGGTAGCAGTTCTGGAAGTCGGGGTCCACGGTCCGGTGCGCCGAGGTCTGGAAGCGCCAGTCGAACCCGTTGTTGAGGAGGGGCAGCTCGACGCCCCCGTTGTAGACGACCTCGCCTTCAGGCAGGAGGTTCGGGAAAAGGAGCCGGGCATTGCGGACCCAGACCTCCCAGGACTCCCCGAATCGTCCCTGTTTCCAGAGGAGGCGGATGTAGCCCGAGAGCACCCCTGCCGGGACCTCCTCGTCCAGTTTGGAGAGCTTTTCCCACGCGATGCGGGCCGCGGCGGGGTCCTCGTAGCCGACGGCCCACCCCAGCGCCGTGGACAGGAGGACGGGGCGGTTCGGGATGATGTCGGCCACGGCCCGGCCGCGGTCGCCGAGCATCCGGCTGGCGATCTCCAGGATGGGGACCGCCAGTGAGGGGTCCCCCTCCAGGGCCTTCCGGAAACACCGGGCGGACTCCTCCGCCCGGCCGCACTTGAGAAAGAAATTCCCCGCGCGCCAGTAGAGGTCCGAGTAGGACCGGTTCAGGAGGAGGGCGGTGTGAACGCACCGGATGGCTTTCTCGCGCTCGCCCAGGAACTCCAGGGCCTGGGCCAGTTCCATCCAGTACTTGAAGTAGTAGGGGTTGTAGTGCACTGCCTTCATGAGGCAGCTCCGGGCGTTCTCCATGGACTCGTGCGTGGGGTCGTAGGCGTAGACGCACCCCAGCAGGTACCAGCCGTGCGGGTTGTAGCGGTCCTTCGCGACGATTTCCTTGAGCCGGTCGAGGGACAGGGGCTTCGTCAGGTCCGCGAAGTCCCGGATTTCCCCGATCTGGCGGATGCCGAGAAAGAGGAAGAGGGTGGCCGCCAGCAGCCGTACGGTGATTTCCAGGCGCTTCATGGTGCCCCCGTGCGGATGCCCGCGAGGATAGTGTCGACGCGGTCGAGGTCCTCCGCCTCGACGGGCTCCCGGCCGTTGAGGATCATCCAGGGGTTGATGATGAAAAGAAGATCGAAATAGTGCTCTCCCAGGGATTTCTCGACCCAGGTTGCGGCTTCCTGGTAGTGGGCGAAGTCGCCCGACTGGTGGGCGTCGCTGCCGACCAGGTGGGCGAGGCGGCCCTCCAGGAGTTTTCGCGCGGTTTTCCGGGGACCGGACCCGTAGCGGCCCGTCAGGCTCTTGGCGTTGACCTGCAGCGCGCACCCGAGTTCCCGCAGGCGGTCCAGGAGGCCGAAATTCGAGGCGAAGTCGTGGTGGCGCTCGGGGTGGGCGATGACCGGGCGGAGCCCCCGGTCCCGCAGCCGGAAGACGATGGGCTCCAGGTAGCGGCCGGGAAGGGTGCTCCCCAGTTCCAGCAGGAGGTGGTTCCGGCCGTTGAAGGGGATGAGGGTGTCCGCCGCCCGCTCGACGGCGTCCACGAAGTCCGGGCCGAAGTAGTGCTCGGCGCCGAGGTGGATCGTGAGGGGGGCCTCGGCCCTCAGTTCCTCGAACCGGCGCACGATCTCCCCGGGAGACTGGACGGGGAAGTTCGGGTGAAAGTGGTGAGGGGTGCAGGCCAGGGCCTCGACGCCTGCCCGTCGCGCTTCCTCCAGCATCCGGAGGGAGTGGTCGAAGTCCGTCGCACCGTCGTCGATTTCGCAGAGAACGTGGTTGTGGAGGTCGATCATGTCAGTCCGCCAGGAGGACGCCCTGCCGGAGCAGTCCGTCGAGTTCGGAGACCGAGATGGCGCAGCGGAACCCGAGGTCCTCCCCGGCATAGGTCTCGGCCTGCCGTGCCCGGAACACCAGGCGGCAGTAGAGATGGTTCACGTTGAAAGCCCCGCCCCGGATCACCCGGTTGTGGATCCCGTACGCGTCCTGCTGAAGGTGCCGGTTCTCGGGATAGGGCAGGTAGTGGGACGAGGTCCACTCGCTGACGTTCCCCGCCAGGTCCTCGATGCCGTAGACGGACCGGTCCCCGGGGAGCGATCCGGGGGGCAGCGGTGCGAGCTTTTCCAACTCCCGGGAGTTCATCATGCGTTCACGGAAGTCGTTGCCCCAGGGGAAAAGGAAAGCCTGGGGCCCGCGGCCGGCGGTTTCCCACTCCTCCTCCGTCGGGAGCCTCCGGTGTGACCAGCGGGCGAAGGCCTCCGCATCGTCCCAGCTCACGTTGACGACCGGCAGGTCCCCGGTTCCGGGGGGCGGGTCGTTCCCCTTCCAGTCGGGTGGGGCGGAGTGCCCCGTCTCCCGGAGAAAACGGGCGTAGCGCGCGCGGGACACCTCGTGGCGGTCCACGTAGTACGGTTCGAGGAAGACGGTGTGCTGAGGCCCCTCGTTGTAGAAGAGGCTCTCGGACTCCGTGAGGCCGATGGCGGACGGCCCGCCGGGGACCAGGACCATGCTCTCGAGGAGTTCGCTGCGGCGCAGGACGCCCGGCGAAGCGGCCGCGGGAGCGGGAGGGTCGACGCTGCCGGTCGCCCCCGCCCCGGGGGGGCCGGAAAGGACCGGGGCCGGTGACGGGAAGGGCCTCAACAGGTCCGGGAACACCCGGCAGAGGGGCTCGAACGCGCCCCGGGCGGGGGGGCCGTCGATGGGGGGCGGGAAGGGCGCGGCCGGTGCCGGTGGCCCCGGGAGGGGCCCGGCCTCGGGTCGGGGGAGAAAACGGACGCCGTAGGAGGGGTGGATGTTGCCCTTGCGCTCGGTGATTCGGACCACCACGTGCGTCCGGTCGAGGAGGTCGAGGACGACAAACCGGGCCGGGACCACTTCGCGGGCTGCCCCGTTCACGGTGACGGCGTAGTAAAACTCCCCCTGGCGGCCCTTGAGATCCTCGGGTTGAGAAACCTCCAGCACCGCCGTGGAAAAGCGGGGGCTGACCTCGACGATCCTCGCCGGCGGGGAGGTCCGGTCGGTTGGCGCGTCCCCCGCGGCCGCGGCGGCCCCGCTCAGCCACACCAGGATGATCCAGGGACAGACTCTCACGAATCGTCCCTGATCTTGAAGTCCTGGATGTCCAGGATGAACGGCGGGTCGGTGGTGGCCTTGGGGCGCCGGATCCCCAGGGTCGCCTGGGTTTCCCGGAGGTGGAGGTCCTCGAGGAAGTCGGGTTTCGGCCCCTTGCCGAGGGGGACGGAAAAGGCCGGGTCGGCTTCTTCCACCGAAACCGCGGCCACGAGGGCGTCGTCGGCTTCCGCCGGGGCCGTGGACGTCGCCTCGGGCCGGTCGCCGACGGTGTCGGCGGCCGGCAGGGTGCGGTGCACCCGTCGCCACCCCCACACCCCGATAAACGCCATGACCAGGACGGAAAGGGCGAGGGTGGTGGGGAAGGAACTCTCGGGCGCGTCCTCGAGGCTTTCCGCGACGCCTCTCCCCGCGGGGCCCTTCGCCGGTTTACCCGGGGCGGCCGGGGAGGCGGGCAGGCGTGTTCCCGGGGTTACGGTCACCACCAGGGCGGGAGTGCGGGGGGCTGCCGGCTGTGGGGATTCGACCGGCGGACCCGGGGGGCGGACGGCCGCAGGGGCCGACGCGGGGGCAGGGGGAGGCGGCGGCGCGGGGGCCGGCCGCTCCGGGGTGACCGGGCCGGTCTTCCCCGGGGTGAGGTAGAGGGTTTTCCCCTTCTCGATGAGGAAGGTGCGCTCCAGGAGGACGTCGCCGTTATGCTCGACACGGAAGGTGGGGCTGCCCTCGGGGATGAACAGGGAGAAGGCGGAACCCTCCTCGCGGAGGGTCCCCAGCACCAGCCCGTCACAGGAGATCACGCTTCCGGGCGGGAAGCCGCTGAAGAAGACGTTGCGCCTCGACGCCCCCTCCGCCGGGACCAGAAGGAGCCCGACCACCAGGAGGGGCGCGATCCGGTCCAGCGGTTTCCGTGCGTGATGGAGGCGCATGGAGGATTGGGCTTACTTGCTCGGGCTCTCGGGTTCCTCGTCCCTCGTCACGTACCAGAGCCCGATGGTGGTCACCACCCCGGCGGCCACGGGGGCGATGTAGAGCCCCTTGAAGAAGAAGACCGGGACGATGTCCAGTTCGTCCACCGCCAGCCCGTGGTCCTTGCCGGTGTTGTTGCTGTCCACCCAGCGGATCCAGATCTCGTCGCCCGCAGGGATCTTGACCTTGATCATCTTCGACCGGAAGATCTCGCGGTTGGCCATGGCGTTCCCGTCCAGGGGGCCCGCCTTGTCGGTGTGGACGGGGCTGGTGAAATCCAGGGCGTCGAAGTCGGTCCAGTCCCCGGCGCGGATGTCCGGCTTCGTCCCGCCCGGGACCACCCGGTACTGGAAGTCGATCTTCTGGGGGTTGGGGTTGCCGCCGTTGCGCCACTGCTCGCCGACGTAACCGATCTTGATGCCCTTCATGTCCTTGCCCGTGGAGTTGAGGAAGCGGGCGCCGTGGTAGATGGGCGGGCCGGAACAGACCGACCCGATGGCGCGGTCGTGGCTGTCCTTGGAGCCGTAACTGTAGAGGGAACTGTCGGCGCTGCTCCCGTCGT
This genomic window from Acidobacteriota bacterium contains:
- a CDS encoding YbaB/EbfC family nucleoid-associated protein, which produces MDFKDLMEQAQQMKGQMAAAMDRVEVEGESGGGLVRVRLNGRREAVTLKIDPDALKDNDLDFLQDLILAAFNNASRKLEEIMVSRMGSMLSNLKLE
- a CDS encoding O-antigen ligase family protein — encoded protein: MIRRAILEAGLALTVLFATTAFGASPEWASGVFVTASYFLFVLYLFPFHADQSLERPSPKACLAVGILAAIPVAQLIPLPAWFLRLVSPVHDAFVTPLLREGLLPDSLFRGMASVCPFATWIQLRVFVAVLILFLIGRALFADAGSRSRFLGLLAVIGLFQASFGLLQYFGVFPQFLPDGTDRAIQCASGTYVNRDHFSGLLEMCIPVLLGLAYTYFATRILPEIPYVTTRISEAFFHHRTPLFLLLIFLAAIMGLGVVFSLSRSGIFCLTATVVFLAVLVFNKHRRGKVNAFVLSFAFLVLGYSAWIGVDEVLRRFGQLATRDVLNADSRFQAWQDTLELVRDYPVTGTGLGTFYYAFNRYESVPGERVFTHAHNDYLEYVAELGAPGGLFLIVCVVFLLVRGVRIFFRTSNPRLSGVSLGACGAVFAILLHSVTDFNLQIPANMAVFSLLLAVLASVAVVHRREEALAPPAEDEEAETEDLGPEEDYDEDDFIHDD
- the dnaX gene encoding DNA polymerase III subunit gamma/tau, which produces MGYLVIARKWRPKQFEDVVGQQGLTRTLQNAIRQGRISHAYLFTGTRGVGKTSTARILAKGLNCMHEAAPTAHPCDACVSCQEITQGNSVDVLEIDAASNRGIGEIRELRENVRYTPSRDRYKIFIIDEVHMLTSEAFNALLKTLEEPPGHVIFILATTELYKIPQTIVSRCQQFDFRIIPFVDIHERLRKVVAAEGVDVSDQALQYVVKASGGSMRDAESALQKIISYGGGDISDEDIAALLGVVKQESLNTLMRAVVEADFPEIIRVVNDLYDKGHDLQSFIRACIEYVRNMAVYRISEDEDQFLLLSDEDREQLRDLAGRVTVEELLRMYDFLVRAENELKWAPFVRFHTEMALLKLASLGRLAPLEDVLAMLAAGAEAAPRPAPEAGRAAPATDSAPKPRPAAPPGPPAERDRVEWFLQEAANRFPQLRPILRKAEWRLAETTLEIVNTGGPAQEGLFRLESTQSALKEVFRGLFGTTPDVVLRNRETAAPKPAPAPPPAPPRPPEESAPAQRTIEKQFQDDPIGRLIIDRIPGRWQFQPKE
- a CDS encoding formylglycine-generating enzyme family protein, producing MRVCPWIILVWLSGAAAAAGDAPTDRTSPPARIVEVSPRFSTAVLEVSQPEDLKGRQGEFYYAVTVNGAAREVVPARFVVLDLLDRTHVVVRITERKGNIHPSYGVRFLPRPEAGPLPGPPAPAAPFPPPIDGPPARGAFEPLCRVFPDLLRPFPSPAPVLSGPPGAGATGSVDPPAPAAASPGVLRRSELLESMVLVPGGPSAIGLTESESLFYNEGPQHTVFLEPYYVDRHEVSRARYARFLRETGHSAPPDWKGNDPPPGTGDLPVVNVSWDDAEAFARWSHRRLPTEEEWETAGRGPQAFLFPWGNDFRERMMNSRELEKLAPLPPGSLPGDRSVYGIEDLAGNVSEWTSSHYLPYPENRHLQQDAYGIHNRVIRGGAFNVNHLYCRLVFRARQAETYAGEDLGFRCAISVSELDGLLRQGVLLAD